Within Diospyros lotus cultivar Yz01 chromosome 15, ASM1463336v1, whole genome shotgun sequence, the genomic segment CCACTTATTCCTTTTTTTATTCCCTAcaatcctatataaaaatatttaactttggTTTTATGAAATCTTACGTTTTATGCAGAACAGCCTAACCGACGCTCGTAAACAGTACTGGGTCAGGTAAACTTGGTGGGTGACTCCTCATCTTTGAACTCTTACATCTCTTACATGTTGTACTTTCATTTGAGTGGTTTGCACATCATTTAATACCGTTGGTTCGCATTTTTATACACATGGACATGCATCACTACATTCATAGCTAGTGGCATTGAGATGGTTGCATCATGTACGTGGTCTAGGACCACACCATCCCAAGTCAGGGAATGGTTATGATTTTATGATTGCATGATGGccagcgggggtgattgcaacgcCCTGGGGGTCACTACCATCGTACTGCATGACATACTGTATAATGCATTTGCACGCACTTTCCAATACTAAGTTATCCACTTAGATATCGCTATCTAatttgggttgatgcccctggaatattcaacgttccaggtacAATAAGTGTTTCAGGTACTCGGGAGCAAGCAAAGGCAAAGAGGGAATGACTACCTAATATTTACTTCATCCTGTTTACattccaataaatcaagttgTTGTAATCAAGCTACAAAATGATAATTAATCTATTACCAATTTCCATTCAGATATCTTGTGAAATCAACTATTTATATGGAGATACTAAGTATTTGAAGCATGGTAAGATTTTAAGCCAATCTTGTGGTATATTTATATTCCTATTCGCATTCCAAAGAAAGGCAATATACATAGAACCGTTTGTATTAAATACCGTTTTGTTCTTAAGTTTGGAGTTCATACTTACGACAATACCACGTACGTATTACTTTCTTTATGGAAATCCCTAAAGGAATATCCTTCGTACTTATACTTTTACTCAAATCTATAAATAGTGTTATTGAAACCCAAGGTACCGAAGATTGATTGGTTCACGCTATAACCCAGTGAACAGCCATATGATTATCCCTTGCACATCGATTTCCTATTGATTAAACTGGAGTAAATAATTGGAACCACCAGGTTATAGAAGAATCAAGGTACAATGCTATAGTGATTCTCTTAAGGGTTTCAAGCTACATTCTCGTATTATCCCACCCTTGTTTTAATCTTCTATTTTgaatctggaaaaaaaaaattaagatatttaaaTACCATAAGGAAATGGGATAAACGTGAATGAGTTAATTAACGCctctcaacttttaatttttttaaccaaCGCGTTAAAATCGATCCTGGGATTAGCGGGGCGTTACACGGGCTGTCGACATCCGCTGCTTGGCTGCTACCCGGGGCATTAGTCTTCTTTCCATCCTTGGTAGGTTCGAGACCCCAAGTTTTGAGGTTGTTATGGTAACATTGTCGGGCTTCCTTTTGGTTAGAACGGATGGCCCCCGACCTTGGTGTTAGATATCGGGAACTTCATGGATAAATGGGGGGTGGATACTACCTTGCCCAAAGCGTTGAGAGATGGTTGGCCTAAGAGCGTGTTGTACGACGTCCAACAATCCACCACTAGGTACAAAATAGTGAGGGTCTTGACCAGCGGGGTCGTCCCAAATGAGGTTGGCAGATCTATGTAACCACTAACCTCTACATGCTCTCCTGAGAAGCCGATCAGGCTTTCATTAAAGGGTCTCATCTTTCGTTCGGGAATGCCCATTCTTCTCAGGGTAGATAGGTATAACAAGTTGGCTGAGCTGCCCTGCTCTACCAAAAccttttttatcaaaaaatttgcAACGACAACTGAAACTTCCATGGGTTGTTAGGATGCAGATTCATTCCTTCATGATCTTTATTTGTGAAGTAAATTGTAGGGTGTCAGgccatttttgttttcttcttggtgtcatctaTTGTCATGACTGCATGAGGGCATTGACTTCGTGCCAAGCTCAACGCTCCATTGGTAAAGCCTCCAACGATGGTGTCTACAGCCTTGGTTGTCTGACTGACCGGGGTAGGTCAATGCCAAAAAAGGTGCAGGTGTTTAGGGAGTGGTGGTTGTCGTTTGACCTTTGGGTATAGGTGCTTCCAGCTCTTACCATGGTATGGCCGCGGGGAGAAGGGTTTGAAGGGCTTTTAGTGAGCTTATGGGGCGGGTAAGTTTTACcgggccccacggtgggcgccagaTGATATTTCCTTACCAAAATGGGGATGATTAGAGGCAGGGTGCCAGCTCTAGCGATGGGTCCGTTTAAGGggcggctggcacctgcaagcacttcgACGATCgagtaaataaaagaataaagtgaggcagtgtatcagtaggtcagagatgagaacatacattggctctgaagaaagctggttgatatagaaggaggagatgtcctcctacATGCACGAGATGTGTGTTTGTAGGTGATAGGATTAGGTATCCAACGCTGAGGGAGTTTCTTAGGTGGTAGCATGGTagcgacgggaccctcattaatgtggatgggactcgccattaatgaggatgagatctaagACGATTGCGCGGATATCTAGTGAGAGCCGCAATGATGCCGTGGCAAGCTGGCGCTGGGCCAAGGCTGGGTCCAGAAGGAAGACTAGATTGGGCCTAAagagagggccgagattgggcctgaggagagggccgagattgggcctgaagagagggccgagattgggcacAGACGGTCTAGAAACCTTATCAAAaggagtttcgaaacatgatgcatgaactaaaggatttttcagaCATTTGAATTTTgggccaaaacctttcatgcatatttcaaaatataaaaagcttatttcgaaatatgagattgacataaatgatttttcataattttcatcaaacatatttatattctagttggtcttttaccttagaacaattttagctctatgttaaCCAATGACTTCAaagttaatttaaaaatcattttaggagattcttttaagactaaatatttgactttgcaaatctccatctaatataaaaaatcataaatctttttaatttttattttaacaaaacacttgaaattgatttttgttaaaaatcataaacttgactcatgactcggggatcaaaaccaaatattatttttcatcatcaaaattaatcaCAAATGTAAAACATCAAAGGCAAAGTTGTGATCCCCGAACGCTTATCTCCCCAAAGACCCTTCATAGCATCCCTTCGTCGTCGCCCTGAAACCCCCATCCGGGCCAGCTTTCCTAAAAGCCCCGAAGACCCCTTTCGGGCTCCAATTGTATTGGCCTTCTAAGACTCCAACTCTGACCCAGTTCAAACCCAATTGACCTCGCTAGCAATATCTCAGACCCTCAGCTTTGATGAAAGACTCTGCTCTAGCTGATcctcataaataaatataattattgtagtttgacaacaacaataatttttGATAGTTGAGCTATTAAACCTTGACATCTTATACTTTAATgactaaatattatatttcttaattattgagGGCTTGCATATGTATTAAGTCTAAtcaaatcttcttcttttttatgttagaagcaattatattgaaattaatcattattttattCGAGATTTGGTTGCTCAAATTTACTTGGAATTTATCAGCACAAGGGAACAAACCCGCAGATGCTATATTACTAAAGCATAATTATGAGATGAGAAGTTGAAGCGACAGCTCCATATTTCAAATTAAGAAAGGGTGTTAAAAGTAGTGCAGCAGCAAATTAACTTCTCTTTGCTCTTTGTCTTTTCAATTGTACAAATACTTCATTATCAAAATTCGTTAAAAACAAAGCCGTAGATGGGCTGCAACGCAAATATTGGATCATTATTCATCGCGGGCAGGCAGAGAAGCCTGGAATTTTAACCATATATTAATACACCAATCCCATTCCCAGTAGGAAATAAATAGTACgttttaactttcaaataattaaatattatcattaattaatatcattatatTACCAATAGCAAGCATTCATATTACAATGGTCAACATGTATTTAATTATAagaattcatatttatttttattaaaaatataaagatattgATTTTAAAACAACTCCCCGTGTAAcactattatgaattattattaattttatgtaaaattattataaaatttatcaatttataagaattgtttattaaatttatttttgagcatagtattttcaaattctaaatagaaataaatattaaagaatGGTAGTATTAAatgactatatatatgtatatccaAAGACAACTggtacaaaatatatatgtataaattttgatctCTTAAGTAATGTTACTTAGTTTATATTAAACAGCGGTGATATCgcaatttaaatataatgatgTAACACTCATTCTATTAAGTTATTGtattgaaagaattaaataaatgaacgTCACATAAtcataatatttgaattatcacattaacattatttaatataaatgaaataaCGTTACTTGGCAGatcaaaacttatatatatattatataagtttttttttcaaattaattaaaatataagtaaCATTGAAGGACACAAAATggcaaaatcaaaataataaaagactacatcatataattaattaggcGATCTTCAATTATATGGAGAAGGCATGTACGTAGTTAGATGGAGATTGCCCTATTAATTGCAGTATTTTCAGAGAGTTATTTTGTGGGTTTCTTGGCAAAGCAAAGGCAGGCATGTAATCTTAATTACTAAGTCGTCAGCTTCccactaataaaaataaaagaaaaaagcgtttaatattttcttttttaaagtgATAGGAGATCAATTCTGGGTGAagataaaaatatctcatttagTGAGAACTGACCAGCTATTTGCttaaaagtgtataaatttATGATCACATTCAATTTATTCGGAGACTGAATCGAGAAAAGACCAATCTCTTTCAAAATTAGACGAGAGAAATTCGAACacctaaatcataaaaaaaaaaaaaaaaaagaaaggaaaatgaggGCTGGATTGTGCTTGGAAAAGCCTCAAAATGATTATTagtataatatgtatgtatgtacttAGGTAAATGGGgttactttcattttcttggtCACGAGAATGAGTCTAGAAAACAGTTGGGTTTTTCCCTTTTCCACACCTGCCTTAGTCCAATCACCCTACTAATTATGACCCAAATAGAATCTGTCTATGGCTTCGTGCTTTTTGTTTCCTCCATCCTCATTCATTAcaaccaaaaaattaatgaaaatcttCACTTCTTTACCATACTACTTCCTTTGCTTTGAAAAAGTCACAATTCtcttacaaaaaattaaaagtttccTTCTAGCTAACAAAATTAAGCCacttaattccaaaataaaaaacagtgTTCCAACCCAAAATGGGTTCTATTATGattgaatgttttttttttttcttgtggaaTGACTTGGTCATAAGTCAAGAAGTGATCAGTGGGGTTTGAACAAGACAGAAACCTGAAAACCAACCAATCTATGTATCTTGTGTGAACCCAACAAAATAAAGATTAATAATGGGAGAAAAACCCAATCaagtagagaaaaagaaaattaatgaaaaaaatacacacacacacaaacaaataaaagtgTTGGTAAGCAGTGGAGGctgctggctggctggctggctcaTGCAAATTGATACACACACAAGTACTCTCCAATGACCCCACAAGGAGGAATATGCACCCACCTTTCTCACCTCAACTAGCTTTTGGGGAATTTCATGCTCCACTTTTCACTAAAATATTGCTTTAAGTTGACTACAACTACAAGTTAAGAATATCTTAAgagtatgtgtgtgtatatatagagagagagagagtgccaAACATATGTTACCTTATGCGCAAGTCACAGGCCTTAATATATTCAACTTAGATGAGGTGGGTTTCGgggattttaattaataaaataaatctttttaacTATGGCTGCTGTTAGTAATTAGATTAGACCGAAGATAATAAAAAGATTACTGCGATGTCATTTTTATGATACTTTTTGGTGTAAAAAGGTCTGTGAGGAACATAATTTTCTTGCTTACGAGAGAAGGAGAGGGTGATGGAGATCGGAGAGGTTTCTTGACTTTTCTTGTCTAATATCCATCCATTTTTTCCAAGCACCAGTCGACAATCCCTGTTCTAGACCTCCACTGCCCACCACAGTTTGCTTCTGATTTCTTGGTCTCTCACAGACATAATCCATGACTAAAGCACCCACCAAACGCAATTAAGATatcaaagaaattaagaaaatgtgtATGAATGAAGAGATAATGAATACCAAAACTGTATATGACGGAGAAGAAAGGTCTGCAACAGTCGGGAAATAAACCCTCTGGAAGTCACATCCATTTATCAACATTAACATATATTCAATCTGCTGCCACGCCTGCAATGCTAAgagggaaaataaaattaaaaccataCTGAAGCATATGGATGGAACAGCAAAAGGCCATGTACAGTTTACTGGGAAAGGAGGGCAATCTATATGCAGCTTCTTTACATCTTCAAAACCTTGCGAAAGGAACAAACACTTCTATTACATCTTTTTGCTCCTCGGCAAGCTTAGCTACGGATCCTCATGCTTAATTagtttccaaaaaaaaaaagaaaaaatgagcgCAAAAAGACAATTAGACCCCACCATTgatagaaaggaagaaagaccTAAGATGGTTCCTCCCGACACCCAACTGTACTGTTCCCACTTATGAGCTACTGTCTGCGAGGACTACTCAATACTTCGAACTGCCAAAATTTGAGGTCCTCATCATGGCCTCTTTCTTTCagaagctgctgctgctgcataGCTAATTGTGAAGCAAGAAATTGAAGAGTTATTGGTTTGCTCAGATGGTGCATATTCATAACCCACCTGGGTGGTGATCATGAGACTCGACGCCGTCTTCGTAGTCCATGGCCGGGAGCTCGTTGAGATCGAAGGGCAGGGCTCTCCGGCCGGGGGAGGCACTAGCAGCAGCTAATTGGGTAGAATTAGGAGCTTGGTGATCGGCGGCACCAGTCCAGTGACACCTTTTATGGCCCCCAAGGGCCTGCCCTGTGGGGAATGACTTGTTACAAATCTTGCACAGGTGATCAGCAGCTACCTGCTTtgagctgctgctgctgcagccGGCACCTTCGTTctccttgttttcttcttcattataGCAGTCGACACTGGGTTGgtaatcatcatcatcttggTCAGCAGGAGCAGTGGAGTTTGTTAAGGTCTTGTTGATCTTGTTGTGGCTGGACCTGTGGCCGCCCAAAGCTTGGTGAGTCGGGAAGCACTTGTTACAAGTGCTGCATTTGTATCTGTCCACCGGTTGCGACTTCTTGTTATGATCATCTCTTACAGATTCCAAATCCATCAGCTTCaccttcttcatcttcctcttcctcttcttcctcatcatcACCAAGCTTCCCTGACGATcgtatttgtaattattattatccaTGATcagctcctcctcctcctcctgtaATTCACTGGGCATGCTCCCATTGGAGATCTTTCCATCCGATTCATCATCGTCATCTTCCTCAACTACATCAGCATCTGTGAACTTCTCGCAATCACTTTCTTTGGCCCAATCCCATCCATAGGATTTCTCTCGAACAGACTCAGCTTCTAAGATAGCTTTCCCGTGGCCCTTGCCCATTTCAATCTTAATCTTATTAGCAATTTCATCAATTGTTAGCTCGGCGACTTCATTGTTGGTGAGGGAATTGCTGTTGCTAGGCTCATGAGCTACATGCTTATGGTGAGTGAGGCTGGAGTCGAGAGAATCCCCATGTGCCAGCATCATCAGATCGTTCACGGCGTCGAGGAGCTTTTCATCGTCGTCCTCCGCCGCTACGAAGGACTTCCGGCCTCTCTTCTCCGTCACTGTCCAGCCCGGCAAAGACTTAGTTAAATCAACCCACTTGAAGCTCCCGACAGGATCGTTGAATTTGGGAGGCTCGCAGTCCGATATCGAAGAGGAAGAGCTGTTCTTGGCGGCGGGAGGCGGCTGAATCCCCCTCCAGTCCCTCTCCGGATGGCACCTCATGTGCCCGAACAGCGACTTCATCGACGGGAAATTCTTCTGGCAGATGGAACAAGTGGGCTTGGTTTGATCGTCGCcggaagcagcagcagcattgGGATGATGAAGAAGCTCTTCGCCATGATTCAGCTGCCTTTTGATCTTTAAGGGTTTGAGCTTCTTGAGAGACATGTCCTTGTTGGCCTGAACATGAACTCTCATGTGACCCCCAAGAGCTTTCCCAGAGCTGAACGCTTTGTTGCACACGTTGCATACCCGGTTAGCCGCCACCGCCTGATCGCTCCTCCGGTGAGTCCCAATTGGATCTTCCTTATCCTCACCTTGGATCGAAATCCACAGCTTTTCTTCACCGCCAGAAATAGCCTCTTGTTTCCGATCATCATCTTCCTCCGTCAGAAGATGCTGGTTTTCTTCTTCACCGTCAAGATCCATTGCAGAAGAACCTAGAAGAACAAACAATGCCAATTAAAAAGCTAAAGCTTAAAAACAACCACAGATGAGAAGTGAAGAGGGATGATCAAAAGTACCAACAAGCTCGGATCAAGATCGCAAGGGTTTCTTAGCTCAAAAGAAACCGAGAAACAAGCATCAAAGAAATAGGAACAAAGAGATCAACAACGGAGTTGTTTTCACATACCCAGCTAGAAAATTGAGCTCCTCGTCAATTACCCACACTGTGAGTGGACTCAGTTACCAAAGATATGAATGCGTATTCAATTGGGTTTGTTAAGATGAGACCCAAACGAAAAACCAGACACCAGACACCAGAACACAGAGATGGGGGATAAGGGCAAGAATCGAAGAGCTGCTgctgatgatgaagaagatgatgatgaagaagaagaagaagaagaagaagagcaagagGATGGAAGCTCAAGGGTAAGGAAGAGTCATTCTTAACTGCTGTGTGGAAATTGACTGTCACGTTCTTCGTCCCTTTGCCTCTTATTCCGGTTTTTCAGAatccccttttctctctctctctctctctctctctcttaataaaagatatatatttctCAACCCAAAACAAaactttgaattcaattgaatgacccgaaagaaaaagaaaaaagaaaaaaaaacaaatagtcATCGGCGTCTGGGGAGTGAGCCAGCTAAGGAAGCTCGCTAGAGCCACACCTCAGCAACAAAAGAACAaacccaagaaaagaaaaagaaaagattttggtgggggggggggggaaagaaAATCGAAAAGGAAAAGATTTTCTGGGTCTTTCTCAATATCTTGAATTAATATTTTGCCTTAAAAAGTTAGGGAGGGCGACGAGGAGAGGAGGAATGACCTTTCTTGGATGGATAGGCCTCACCTACCTAAAATCTCTCCCTGTAATTGAGCTTTAAGATCTCCATATCTCTCCCCTCCCTTTTAATTAGAGCATTAATTCACTCTCCCTGCCTATTTTTCccctttcttattattattattttattattttatttatttctctccTCAATTTCCATCTCAAAGATtcccttaattaattttcaaattcttacTTTCGTCCATATCcacacttctctctctctctctctctctctctctctgctctttatctttcttttctatGGAGAAATTGCCAATTTAgtcctttaatttttttgattttcatcatCCATTTAGTGGGCAAGTTGATTGATGATTTCATCATCAACGGATATCTCTTAATTATTGATTGAAGATGAAGTGATTGTCACATGCCAGTACGGTTGTAGGGGATAATTCCATGGCAATAGAGAGCTCGAAGGGTGCCTGCCTGCCTGCATGCTAAAGTGCATTTAGTTTCTCTTTTAAcaccaaaaattaattatcccaTAAATATTGTCAATTACTACTGCCCTTCCTTCCTTCCACACGCGGTTTTGAACTTTGGTCAGGCTTCAATTCCAATTTTACCCTCGAACGCCTGCCCCAAAACACAAGGCACGCAGCAACTAATCAGGAAGAGTAGGACGGTTAAGGTGGGAGAGGGTCCATCCTATTAACATGCACATCACCCCTCTGCTCAAAACTTCACATCAACCAAACTTCTTTAATACTTCATCTAAAAGTGAAAATcaaaagtctttttttttttatataaaaaatttcatcttttttttttttaacttttcaatcCATTCCGTAAAGTGAATTATTTAAGGGTCAATCCTTACCCTTTTTCACAGTAATATACTTTTAAATAtgcaattaatataatatttaaaaaattataccatgcctaaatatatatatatatatacataagccAAGAAGGCAATTATTAATCATCATGTGCACATTTAATTTACCTTATTATGcaatattatgtttagtgaaAATTTACTGATTTTCtaaatgtatataataataataataataatataaaaaaagaaaaaagggtttGATGGGCTTCAACCCACTTGCCATAATGGATTAAGTCATTGAAAGTTTCCA encodes:
- the LOC127792304 gene encoding uncharacterized protein LOC127792304 yields the protein MDLDGEEENQHLLTEEDDDRKQEAISGGEEKLWISIQGEDKEDPIGTHRRSDQAVAANRVCNVCNKAFSSGKALGGHMRVHVQANKDMSLKKLKPLKIKRQLNHGEELLHHPNAAAASGDDQTKPTCSICQKNFPSMKSLFGHMRCHPERDWRGIQPPPAAKNSSSSSISDCEPPKFNDPVGSFKWVDLTKSLPGWTVTEKRGRKSFVAAEDDDEKLLDAVNDLMMLAHGDSLDSSLTHHKHVAHEPSNSNSLTNNEVAELTIDEIANKIKIEMGKGHGKAILEAESVREKSYGWDWAKESDCEKFTDADVVEEDDDDESDGKISNGSMPSELQEEEEELIMDNNNYKYDRQGSLVMMRKKRKRKMKKVKLMDLESVRDDHNKKSQPVDRYKCSTCNKCFPTHQALGGHRSSHNKINKTLTNSTAPADQDDDDYQPSVDCYNEEENKENEGAGCSSSSSKQVAADHLCKICNKSFPTGQALGGHKRCHWTGAADHQAPNSTQLAAASASPGRRALPFDLNELPAMDYEDGVESHDHHPGGL